TATTCTTTGTAGACATAGGCGTTGACCAGTTTCAATCTCTACCCTTGGATTGGATCACTCTGAAACATCAGAGTGGAATGCCTATTTACTTTCATAAGCCATCACGTGTTTGCACGCTTTCCAAACCTTACTTCCTCGGGAGCAGTAACTGTCGTGTAAGTGATGCTCATTCCGCCGTACTATGACATTACACTGCATCATCAATGTCTTGCAGTAAGACTTGTAAATGAGGTCCTCAAACATGGTTGcatgtacatttttattttgttcaacaCTTAAAAATACCAAGTAATGCATTAATAGTATACACTATAGTCTTGCAAGtgtgttgatgacactcccatgatatgcgggcgacggggggaaagactgctcGGGTGTAAAATCTTGCGTGcgtggaagtgaggtgcatcagtcgtgggtttttcatcatcgctacacgccccccggcccgcgaggaccattgggagtgttacggacgaagtttccaagctatatatacgtatgtatataCATCATACAAATAGTAGGGGACTGTGATTTTTCAATagtggatttttaaatttttttagatgCAGTGTTTTGTCATTgtgtatttatctatactaatacaatGCAGAAAGGATTCTTACTAATCTTCTTCAAATCGCTTAATAACGATCGTTTGATGTTTAAAATCTGGACGGTGATGGTATATTTGTAAATTACTAATTGTAGATCTTGTAACGCCATATTCTAGAGATTTGATGTACAACTTATTCAATACTAGCgatcgcccgcgacttcgtccgcgtggtattcagtttttcagaaatcccgcggTAACTGGATTTTCCAAAACAAATTCTTATCTAATACCAAACTTTATTCAAATTGTCTAACCTTCTTACTGAGTTTaagattgtatttatttatatacgtaCTACACTACTTATATACGTACTTACTTATATACGTACGTACAgtacatttttgtttaatagtTAGGCTCTATGAAATTAcaggactgattttaaaaattctttcatcaatggaaCGCTATTTATTGGCGAGTAACATATTCCCGTAGAATGTAGATAATATCGCCGTATGTTCGTGGGAATACGACGATAAAATCTGTCAGCCTCAGGGAGCGTGGCCTAAACGAACACACCTGTAGTGTAAAAATACAGCACACACTAACAAACTTTATGATTTTGACAGAAAATAAGGAATATCTTATTCTTCATTGTTTCAAAAAGAAACTCAATTTCCTTGGGTTACAGTTGATTGTTGAATAATTATTCTTCACAATtacttattattctttattgaTAATCTGTATAaagcaaaataattttaaaaaatctagcTTACCGTTCAATGTTCTTTGGCGAACACAATACGCTCTATAAAGTGTTCAGGGCATGTAGAGTTAAAAGTTTTACTTTACATGAGATCTGATAACTTTTTTACAGTGTGAGCAATACGCGTTGGCcttaatttatatgaaaatatttttggcgaGATTTTCGTTACTCGTAAACAagggtaatattttaaaataatcctaAGAAATCACTGTAAACAACATGTTCACTTACCTAATTTTGTTACCAGTAATTGTAAACTTTAAGTAACTAGGTCCTTGGTAACAATGCACTTGTTTATATATCGCACTATTCTATATGAGGAAACCCTGGCCcacaactttaataattaaactataagACCTTGCTATAGCTAACAATGACTTCATTATAATCCATTGCGTAGTTTGAAGGATTAGGTTGAAGCTTTCAGTCGGTGcgattcaattttgtttttaaccgagGAGAAGTCGATTTTTCAGAGTTCAGTAGCGGTACCAAATATATAGCCAATCATAAAGTTtaagatttaaagacagttctttgccgtggttctttcagaaatggctttaataaACGTGTcactggcttagcaccgccttaaAAGTGATAGCGCATAAGATGTTATTTTGATGTTAAGATTAAGTTaagatgttatttatttttttgattttaaagtcggctccatttttgttaataagtttttttatattatgttaatttgagTTTCCAATGcctgaatttttttattcaaattgtaTGCGTTTCAGAATCACGATATACCTATAACCGCCATACCTTGCTTGGCATACAGACGCGGTTTAGAAGAGgtcgaaaaagaaaaagaaattgacCGTAAAGTAGAAGAACAAGTTAAAAATCTGTCACAAAACGTGGCTAAAGAAAGCATGGGTAAGGACGTCGAAGCTAATCTTAGACTAggctaggctatatattattcttctTTGGTTATTAAATGCTCGTTAAGCGATATAAATAGTAATGAAAAGATAAATGGAAAAAAGTTCCCTGCAGTAAATAAGAATGGCACATATATCCAGTGCATTGAACCGGCGAAAGTAGATTTTGCTGATGATttaattatacagggtgatggGAAACCAAATAAATTCCTTGGCTTAAAGTTGAGTAGATTTGCTACTAATTTAGTCATATAACACCCTGTCTGTAACATAGTAATCTCTGAGTTATGGAGTCATTACTGGTTTTTCTTTTATGatcataaaacaattttcaaattattgttattcctaaaattaatcaattagtTGTAACATGCttcaaattgaaaaattgtACTTGGTAGTTTTTTTGTAGGCATCTGTAACTTTTTGAATAGCTTATGAACTAAGGATGttagttttataatttgtacgtaatgtccatacatttttttgtaatccGATATTTAttaccgtttttttttctaaaaaaataatagtgttttggccttaattaaaaatacagtattttctGTTACAgcagttaattttaaattgaatatttcaattaaaattcttaattcCATAACTCAAAAATTTCTATGTTTTGGACAGGATGTATTATGACTAAATTAGTAGCAAATGTCCGACTAATTgcaggggaatgggaatattggtcatatttaaataaagatatgaccaatattctttaaaaaagaaaaaaaatgtgcgCAACTTTAAGCCCTTGCAAGGAAAGCATCTTTTTCCTCTCACTCTGTATACAACGTAACGAAAAATCAAaacacttttaattatttaataaatcctACAGAATCTGTTGCCAAAAGTGATGTGAATACGGTATCAGATGTGACTAAAGAGGGAGCGGAGACAACTAAAGAGGAAGCTATGCCTCTATTGGCTGATAAAGAAGATCAAAAGGATAAAGTGTGTGACGATACTTCCAATGTCGATGTACCGATGAGTAGACAGCCAGTGATTCTGCCGAGTGGGGACGTTATACCGGCGCCGCGTGTCCAAAACATCAACAACAATTGGAACAAACAGCACTTGACTCCTGAACAGCTCAATGACTACTGCAAAAAACTCTTTAAGTTTAAGAcagtacaaagtctacaatttaaGCAAGTACactttctttttttcattttgtttcatAAATAGTGTAGGTATATTGATGCTTTAGAAAGTTGCGTTATTTACATCTTCGGttcttatattttatgaaattgatTACACTGAATAGTGGTTTAAGTTTGATATTTGGCGTGCCGTGTAGTTTTTGTACATAATCGCCTAAACAGTACTTGCGAACTTTTCAGGAGAAGTATGTAACGTTGTATGTAAGTTGAATAATTACTTTAAGTTagtataatgtataaatgcAGAAAGTttaaagctttttattaaaagttcgcaaaaattttatttaaaacgtcGCGGGTTTAAGTGTGTATAGCCAGCTATACACACTTAAGTCCctattactattatatatttaattgtaatgtatgcatttttaaattttagaactTGGTTAGCACGTCGAAGATTTGTAAAAGCAAAGAAAGCATTACAATATCCGAAAATGCCAGAAGGGGCGAAGCTCATCAGTATACCAGTAGGAAATTCCGGACAAGATAAAGGTATCCTTGTTTTGTATGAGTATTCATAGTTAAGacatattaaagtatttttcagatagcatgggtacacaatatttgtcaggacaacttaattaacaaatcaaactgtaatcataacaaaccctagaatggaagagaatacATTGAGCAGTCCCAGTGGCTTGTAACTCCGGATGCAGGTTTAATGGATCCCTTCCCACTTGCCAACACTCGCCATTCACTGCTCAAGCTATTATCCCCGCTtatctcaagtaacccataaagaatcacACAGCAAGAAATGTGGACTGCTCGAATATATcgaatactgaagccgaccgtacggctAGCGTCTTATATCGCcggatcgctacccctctctaactccctactctttacggaaacaagtcgcgccacctagcgtcgacacgacccaacacgagatcgagcgacgtttGTCGCtcgcgatttttttttatttagtatgaccaatattcccattcccctccaattagtcgggaaagactatgttagggtgggtacgacaatagaccaacggggcggccgaccgctcttaccgttgagttattgaggctataaatataTGATATAAAAGTTTGTATTATGTTGTTACAGACGGGAAGGGTGCCAAGCGCAACTGGGTCATGAACATGAACAGCAACAGCTGCCTGTCGGTGTTCCACGAATACGTCAACCGCGCGCTGCACAAACAGCCGGTCTACGAATACAAACACATCGGTAGCTTATCTCAGACTAATGATCGCTGGATTGAGATTTCGACTTTCGTACCTAAGGTCGGCGCTCGGTCCAATGCGAACCACTCGACCACAGCAATCGAGTATCACTCGcttcaacggtgaaggaaaacatcgtgaggaaacctgcacccCTGGGGACTCTCTGTAGTGTTCTcagggtgtgtgaagtctgccaaagtGCCAAGATCCAACGCGTTTGactcaatgatgttaaatactatagatgtgttactaggtctaTCTAGGTctaggaaatttccacatctcaatgttagttgtggtcgaTTAACGCTATTTAAACAATAAcgttatttttacttatttatttatttatttattttttatttatttgaataaggTAGTTGActaatatcaaatttaatataaacaatattaatttcgtgcagtacctacatggaataagggtccgaaatatatcgatataaattaaagttaaggatttcttataaattttaatttaaatatcacgaattgtttcaaattttccaaacgtcaaaaacgctgacgtccattttgtgacgtcactaacactaACACACAAGTAACTTGacgtactaaacgtcgaactaattgttatctaatatttttgtcaaatgctccatttgtatgggatttaatAAAGTGACGTTACGAAACAGTCGAAActtagactgtcatggccgacaggcgttttggcttgtattgtcaaaaacgcGTCATGTAAAATCGCGTTTCAAAGAAATATGAACAATGAAATTCAGTCTAATAGAagtgaactatttaagaccatttaacaaaaaagtgtcaactagcctattacggTCGAATTTTGTTCTATATAATACTAATCATATCGCATTATTCTGTTCCGGTGCGGCCTCGAACTGGCAGAGAACGCTTCCACGCCCTACGAAGCGTCGGTGACAATCGGCGGCATAAAGTACGGCGTGGGCCACGGCTCCAGCAAGCGGCAGGCCAAgagcgccgccgcgcgcgcctcgCTGAATGTCCTCATCCCCGAGGTGGGCGAACAGTTGGAAGATCCCCCCGCGCGCTCCAGCAAACAAACTGACTTTGAGGTGAGTCTCCAATCGTTTATTCTCAGATACAGTGCTAGATAGAATCTGTCCGATTGTGGTGGGTTTTGTAACTCATGATCTCGGGgacgtccggactgattcactcaggtcacggtggcaccctcccgaatggccctctaagccgaggcccgagtctcataggagacgccctccgtggcgcagtggtatgcgcggtggatttacaagacggagatcctgggttcgatccccggctgggccggttgaagttttcttaattggtccaagtttggctggtgggaggcttaggccgtggctagataccaccataccgacaaagacgtaccgccaagcgatttagcgtttcggtacgatgtcgtgtagaaaccgaaaggagtgtggattttcatcctcctcctaacaagttagcccgtttccatcttagattgcatcatcacttaccatcaggtgagattgtagtcaagggctaacttgtaaagaataaaaaagccgttccgtcctctatctttattttagCCGTCGTGcaccaggcgatgcttctgcgctcgccta
This genomic interval from Bicyclus anynana chromosome Z, ilBicAnyn1.1, whole genome shotgun sequence contains the following:
- the LOC112050431 gene encoding microprocessor complex subunit DGCR8 isoform X1, encoding MSEETEDITPPSKKHKPESKLSDVNGDDMPIDEVKTESFVSSKEIQNLQEFKILDEVKSNENDSSFENSDSSDDKSEGLPEEEIEKMLDEDLPDDFKKAPKPKEQTFITRTKTVLEDIGVDQFQSLPLDWITLKHQSGMPIYFHKPSRVCTLSKPYFLGSSNCRNHDIPITAIPCLAYRRGLEEVEKEKEIDRKVEEQVKNLSQNVAKESMESVAKSDVNTVSDVTKEGAETTKEEAMPLLADKEDQKDKVCDDTSNVDVPMSRQPVILPSGDVIPAPRVQNINNNWNKQHLTPEQLNDYCKKLFKFKTVQSLQFKTWLARRRFVKAKKALQYPKMPEGAKLISIPVGNSGQDKDGKGAKRNWVMNMNSNSCLSVFHEYVNRALHKQPVYEYKHIENASTPYEASVTIGGIKYGVGHGSSKRQAKSAAARASLNVLIPEVGEQLEDPPARSSKQTDFEFYDDVGIKDPRVAEFCATTGEPSPHAILRTCLLRNFGASDRHIHTESKTVAGQDIEMTMKVGKHSATVICRNKKAAKQQAAQAILQELHPHVGSWGSLLRLYGSNSGQSSKEKKHEEQEITLLQDKARRNQPNYAVLDRLRAEMRKLRERDESVVPIGTLLVKEDLPTNSGSDLNNVTL
- the LOC112050431 gene encoding microprocessor complex subunit DGCR8 isoform X2 is translated as MLDEDLPDDFKKAPKPKEQTFITRTKTVLEDIGVDQFQSLPLDWITLKHQSGMPIYFHKPSRVCTLSKPYFLGSSNCRNHDIPITAIPCLAYRRGLEEVEKEKEIDRKVEEQVKNLSQNVAKESMESVAKSDVNTVSDVTKEGAETTKEEAMPLLADKEDQKDKVCDDTSNVDVPMSRQPVILPSGDVIPAPRVQNINNNWNKQHLTPEQLNDYCKKLFKFKTVQSLQFKTWLARRRFVKAKKALQYPKMPEGAKLISIPVGNSGQDKDGKGAKRNWVMNMNSNSCLSVFHEYVNRALHKQPVYEYKHIENASTPYEASVTIGGIKYGVGHGSSKRQAKSAAARASLNVLIPEVGEQLEDPPARSSKQTDFEFYDDVGIKDPRVAEFCATTGEPSPHAILRTCLLRNFGASDRHIHTESKTVAGQDIEMTMKVGKHSATVICRNKKAAKQQAAQAILQELHPHVGSWGSLLRLYGSNSGQSSKEKKHEEQEITLLQDKARRNQPNYAVLDRLRAEMRKLRERDESVVPIGTLLVKEDLPTNSGSDLNNVTL